TGATTGTTACCAAAATTGTTGTacttttaatattgttaattacTTACTTTCTGTCATAATTTTATCTAATGCCAAATAGATCATTTACtaaatgatttttctaaaatgtggTGATTCCCTATTTAATGGAAGTTTGTTACACTAGTGGTTAACCCTAGTATATAATTTATGTAGCACTTTGATACTTATTCCACAGtattataaatttacatattgTGTGTGCCAATAGTTTGCATTGCCTAGTGCTATAAACTATAATATTTCTATTGCTCTGCTGGCTCAttccaattttatttgtttcagagCACAGAAGTAATAAATGAAGTAGAAGCATACCTAACGGAAAATCCTTCCATCGTAGTTTTCGACCCCATTCCACATGTGAAGAGGCTCCTTGATAGATACAATTGTTATAGCATAATGCAAGACACAGACTTGCACAATTACGGAGTGTTCACGCCGAATTTTTGTGTACTTAGAGACGGAGACTTGGACGTAATTAGAGACgaactaaaaaaatcgctagtGACATATCCCTTCATTTGCAAACCTATATTGGGACATGGTTCGCGGCAGGCCCACGAAATGTCCATCATTTTCGACGAGAAGTACTTGGTGGACTGCAAAACGCCCTGTGTGGCACAAAGTTTCGTGAACCacaacgccaaattgtacaaaatttttatagtcGGAGAGCGGCATTGCTACGTGGATCGACCCTCTCTAAAAAACTTCCAAGCTAGTCAAAGGGAGTCCATTTATTTCGATAGCAGTGACGTGTCCAAGGCGGATTCAAGGAGCAGATTATCAGTGCTGGATCCCGAGGATGTCGGGAACGAGGCGTGGGAACCGGATCCTAAAGTTATGGAAGTTATCGCGAGTACTTTGAGGAAATCTTTCGGCATGGATTTGCTGGGGATCGATGTTGTGATAGAAAATACGACCGGCCGTTACGGGATTATCGATGTTAATGCATATCCAGGTAGAGccagttttgttttttaatcctTTAGTTTCTCAagcgaaaatattaaaactaagCAAAACCATGTTAAAGGCggtatttgtaaattttctctaGGTTTCGATTCTGTTTCAGGTTATGACGGATTTCCAGACTTCTTCGAGGCCCTGCTCGAATGTATTTCCAAACGCGTTACCTCAGATTAGGAGTTAAGGGTGATTTAGATGAAATAATGGGGCTAATTGTATAGTTAAACTCCTCTTATAGTTGGCAGATTCAACTCATTATGTTGTACGTAATGAAACTGTACGGTTTGATGTAAAAACTGCCAAAAGTTGTATGTACTGTATATTAACGCTCAAAGTAAGTAATATCacgtaaaaaacaaatttattaagtatttacataataacattaaaagttttttataacttatcattagtaaattaaaatatttcttaaatttgtttcaattttctacATATACTGTCTAGTTTGGCGTCCATATTCAGAAATTTTTAGGATATTTCCTCTTCTATTCCTTTATTGATAcctgtaattttaaatttttgcctaAGGATATAATCAATATTTCCTGCTTCGgccaaaatatgtgtttgtaaGACAATAATGTTGCCAAAACTTCCCAATAGTTCGGTAAAAATGCGTTGTAAAATTTACACAAAGATATGAAGGTGTCATTGGGTTTTGTGGACACTCTAAATAGCAAGTGTATTTGGGAACTGTCCCAGAATAAACAATATACAGTTAATTCAGACtaattttataacatttaGATAGTTCACTGAAGATCATATCAAATCATTTGGAGTTTCCGAGATAATGAAACCGCTATTATGAAGGTGTGGAAGAAATTAAGtgaatttagaaaaagtaTAGAAAGGGCTCAAGGCAATCACAGATTCGATCATCGGTGAATCCTAGAAGGATCACGTGGCAGGTCATAAATAAACATAGCGGTATTAATGCAGCACTTCAGGATAACTCCTATTCAATTTAATGTCTTTTTCCTCAGGTAGCACGTATCGTGGTACAGGGCAAGCCTTCCTCGTAACAAGAATCCTGCGTAACGTTCGATACATAGATTGCGACAGCTATTGTCTTTTTATATAGGGAGGTCATCTCTAATACGGATAAGGGTGTGGTAGGATATATCGATAAGTTAAAGAACATCGCAGAGATATAGGCGATATCTAACCGACCtcgtattttttatggttACTGAGATCCCATGGTTAACCTCCacaaatggacaccctgtatagtggcATTCCTGGTTTGAGTCAAAAAACATAACCGGATCCCAAGACGCACACATTGGAGGGCAGCATGATTATAATACAAGGACCAGAGAGGATTTGGTTCTCGAGTACTGATTGTCAGGAggtacaataaattatttttttttatatatcacCTTAAATGAATAACACTGAGCATAGATTTAACTAAGCCAAGCCAATATTGCCGAATAAAAGGACGTTGAAATCATAAAATGAACCTTCCATGTCAATTTCAatacaaattcaatttattttattaataaaatgaaaaatcgatAATATTTGTAATTGTTCTTTAAATCACTTTGCATTAATAGGTATTTCTTATCACTTAACTGGGTGCTTTAATGAAATGGCCGTTAGGCGAGGAGTACAGGGGGAGGTCCCGAAATACGCGTACAGGATATATTTCAAATGATAATCGTTGAAGATTTCTagcgatttaatttaaaacgattAATTTTTGGAACTAACATTTAAAAAGCATCAAAACTAATTAGTCATGAAGACTAATATCAAATTCTATGGAGCCGCGATTTTGATTTAACTCTGAATCTGTTCTCGTATATTCGTACATATTCGTACTTCCCAATATGAGATGAGTCTTTCGTCGGCAACCAGACACGttacgatttatttttaaaagcggTTAAATTTGCGGTTTAAAACGCGGATAAAACGGACATTTATGTAGTGTTTTGTTAATAAGTGGCAAATTTGGTATATGGGGGAGGTAAAGTGAACCTAGTTAATACGGGACTATCAATATACCCGTAACACCTATCTCCGGTTACTTTTTTCCTGATGCATCTGAAatcattaaacaaattaattgcaGGATTTCGAAGTGGTTTAGGGATGACACTTCTCTCTGATCCATCCTTTACGTTTCAATAACATTATTTGGTTGAATAGATACACTATTTTGCTGAAACCTATGAGGCCAAAACCAGGTCAACTCTCGAGCTATTATCCAAGCCTAATATGAAACACATTGCTAAATATCGCCTTACATAATAAGAAACATTAGTGAGACTTGTCAATAATATCCAACATTCACCCGGTATAATTTCGGCTAAACACACGTTGAGCTTGTGCGTGAATGATACGAGTTTTCCCACAGACGAGGTTTCGGAGTCCGCTCGCACCATTCAACGAGCCATTCAAAACAAATACGTATTATGTTCTTCATGAAATTACTCCGGCGGCCTTGTGGTTTCGTTAGTGCGAAGGTCtagatttaataataaacatctCGTCTCTGTTAATTTTTTCGGTGGTTATACCTACTTAAGTCCGGTACCGAAATTACGTGTGTTTCATCAGTGTCACTGTGCGGTTTGAACAATTGAGATGCAGATTTTGGACGTCCCAAAACTATGGtaaggtaaattttaattttacaaactAACTCATTAAAGATTTACAGCCATCCGTCATAAGGGCTTTACATAGAAATGTGCGTCTAAGCGTAAAATCGGCGCGCTTTCACGGCGATTTAAACTTTCTACAGTGTGTCATTAATTTCGGCGTCTCATTATGTCAATTTCGTAAGTCCAAGCATGAGCTCGAAGATTTCATGAGAAGAGGTCTGGCATTATAATCGGCAagttatacggggtgtcccaagAAAGTAAGTTCCATGGGGATTATGGAAACGGTAATAGGTGTAAGATGACTTGAATAAGGAAAAAGATGAGCATTTCTGTACCCGTGaacaaaatattctaaaattaaaaacctgtacaggggttgtcaaaatttgagcaaaaagGTGGAAACtgtgattttgaaaatcatgAAATCTGAGTAAATTCTGCgtaatttggcatttttctattatttacaACTGCTAATCGAATGGCGTTTTCAGAATGTTTCCAGGCCTTTTAGATTTCGAGCAATCATATCCAATTGTTATTTCTAATGGCCAACATACTGGATTTTGGTCGCTTTGAATATACAgtaaaaaaagcttttctaCCGTGCATGGCAAAGGTGCCTTTGGGCTTACCAAAGtagattaaataaataaaagtgtcATTTCACCCTAGGAACTTGTTTTATTGCCTGTTCGACCAAAATCCAATGTAACGGTCGTTAAAAATAACACTTGGATATGATTGGTCGAAATCTATAAGGcctggaaaaattctgaaaacgcTATTCTATTGGCAGTTGTTGATAACAGAGAACTGCTAAATTACGTAGAATTTGCTCAAACGGTTTACTCACAGTTCGCgattttggaaaatcacaattttcagatttttgctcaaattttgacaatcactgtatatattttaaatttcaggaCCTTTTCTGAAGGAACACAAAAATGCGCATCCTCTACCTAATTTCAGTGATCTCGTTTCTCTTACCGTTTCCATAATCCCTGTAGAGctcactttatttgggacaccttgtataagcGGTGAATATTTTCCCGCGTTCGAAATAAAAAGACCTTTCAGCCCTGATCAATCAAT
This portion of the Euwallacea fornicatus isolate EFF26 chromosome 13, ASM4011564v1, whole genome shotgun sequence genome encodes:
- the LOC136342841 gene encoding inositol-tetrakisphosphate 1-kinase-like isoform X1; the encoded protein is MPANKRIAVWMSEKKLQKINWQELVAASSKYGFDVFKLDLNKGLEEQGPFCVFLHKLTDIIASANQGDIRSTEVINEVEAYLTENPSIVVFDPIPHVKRLLDRYNCYSIMQDTDLHNYGVFTPNFCVLRDGDLDVIRDELKKSLVTYPFICKPILGHGSRQAHEMSIIFDEKYLVDCKTPCVAQSFVNHNAKLYKIFIVGERHCYVDRPSLKNFQASQRESIYFDSSDVSKADSRSRLSVLDPEDVGNEAWEPDPKVMEVIASTLRKSFGMDLLGIDVVIENTTGRYGIIDVNAYPGFDSVSGYDGFPDFFEALLECISKRVTSD
- the LOC136342841 gene encoding inositol-tetrakisphosphate 1-kinase-like isoform X2, with product MPANKRIAVWMSEKKLQKINWQELVAASSKYGFDVFKLDLNKGLEEQGPFCVFLHKLTDIIASANQGDIRSTEVINEVEAYLTENPSIVVFDPIPHVKRLLDRYNCYSIMQDTDLHNYGVFTPNFCVLRDGDLDVIRDELKKSLVTYPFICKPILGHGSRQAHEMSIIFDEKYLVDCKTPCVAQSFVNHNAKLYKIFIVGERHCYVDRPSLKNFQASQRESIYFDSSDVSKADSRSRLSVLDPEDVGNEAWEPDPKVMEVIASTLRKSFGMDLLGIDVVIENTTGRYGIIDVNAYPGYDGFPDFFEALLECISKRVTSD